One window of the Candidatus Nanopelagicales bacterium genome contains the following:
- a CDS encoding HAD-IC family P-type ATPase translates to MPATVHADLPSQHHALPVHEVVLLLEADTSSGLTGSEAAERLERFGPNVLPRLERHGPVVRFLQQLHNPLIYVLLGAAAVALALGDTVDASVILGVVLVNAVIGFVQEERATQALESLVAMTRTRATVVRDGQVREIGSDQVVPGDLVVLEAGDKVPADLRLSSVVELRIDESALTGESAPVAKHADVVDARSGIGDRLDMAFSGTLVVAGQGRGVVVDTGADTEIGEIHRLVGSAGGLATPLTRTLARFSRWLTLVILVLAAGTFALGVVRGESAASMVTAAVALAVGAIPEGLPAAVTITLAIGVARMARRRAIIRKLPAAETLGSTSVICTDKTGTLTENRMAVQALVVGRRTYAIADDDAVEDRTGARTEPGPRWLLYAGLLCNDAPGADGRPGSGRVGDPTEVALVRAATDCGLDPAAVASGWSRVDSLPFSSERRCMVTEHRATAEAEPLPGGAGADALLVVKGAVEVVLPACTDALEVDGSRRPVDADAVGDAVERLSGRALRVLAVAAAEAPQDWAGLDDEIPDLDWTLLGLQAMSDRLRPDAVRAVATCRTAGIGVKMVTGDHVGTARAVAAEAGLGATPGDPVVVSGRELEDSAPGDLPDLVVGADVFARVSPEQKLRIVEALQRRGQVVAVTGDGVNDAPALKQADIGVAMGEGGTEVAKEAADMVLTDDDFATIEAAVEEGRGVFDNLTKFITWTLPTNLGEGLVILAAIVMGTALPILPVQILWINMTTAVALGLMLAFEPKEPGIMRRPPRDQSRPLLDSVLVWRILLVSALMLGGAFGMFAWARDQGWSLELARTLAVNTFVMVEIGYLFNCRSLRRSVWSVGLLSNRWVLVGVALTVVLQLLLTYAPFMNSLFGTEPMTADQWLPVIVIGVAATLVVGIEKWVRARLPAAH, encoded by the coding sequence ATGCCCGCGACCGTGCACGCCGACCTGCCCTCGCAGCACCACGCCCTCCCTGTGCACGAGGTCGTGCTCCTGCTCGAGGCCGACACCAGCAGCGGGCTGACCGGGTCCGAGGCCGCCGAGCGGCTGGAGCGCTTCGGCCCCAACGTGCTGCCAAGGCTGGAGCGGCACGGTCCGGTGGTGCGGTTCCTGCAGCAGCTGCACAACCCGCTGATCTACGTGCTCCTGGGTGCCGCCGCCGTCGCGCTCGCGCTCGGGGACACCGTCGACGCCAGCGTGATCCTGGGCGTGGTGCTGGTGAACGCGGTGATCGGCTTCGTCCAGGAGGAGCGGGCCACCCAGGCGCTGGAGTCCCTGGTCGCGATGACCCGGACGCGCGCGACGGTGGTACGCGACGGCCAGGTCCGCGAGATCGGGTCCGACCAGGTCGTCCCCGGCGACCTGGTGGTGCTGGAGGCCGGGGACAAGGTGCCGGCGGACCTCCGTCTGAGCTCCGTCGTGGAGCTGCGGATCGACGAGTCCGCGCTGACCGGCGAGTCAGCGCCGGTGGCGAAGCACGCCGACGTCGTCGACGCCCGGTCGGGGATCGGTGACCGGCTCGACATGGCCTTCTCCGGGACCCTGGTCGTCGCTGGGCAGGGCCGCGGGGTGGTGGTGGATACCGGTGCCGACACCGAGATCGGCGAGATCCACCGGCTGGTCGGCAGCGCCGGTGGCCTGGCCACCCCGCTGACCAGGACGCTGGCCCGGTTCAGCCGGTGGCTGACGCTGGTGATCCTGGTCCTCGCCGCGGGCACCTTCGCGCTCGGCGTCGTCCGGGGGGAGTCGGCGGCGTCGATGGTCACCGCCGCGGTCGCCCTGGCGGTGGGCGCCATTCCCGAGGGGCTGCCGGCCGCGGTCACGATCACGCTGGCGATCGGTGTCGCCCGGATGGCCAGGCGCCGGGCGATCATCCGCAAGCTGCCCGCCGCGGAGACGTTGGGCAGCACCAGCGTCATCTGCACCGACAAGACCGGCACGCTGACCGAGAACCGGATGGCCGTGCAGGCGCTGGTCGTGGGGCGGCGGACGTACGCCATTGCCGATGACGATGCGGTCGAGGACCGCACCGGCGCCCGAACCGAGCCCGGACCGCGCTGGCTGCTGTACGCGGGCCTGCTGTGCAACGACGCTCCCGGCGCGGACGGTCGGCCGGGGTCCGGCCGGGTCGGTGACCCGACCGAGGTGGCCCTGGTCCGGGCGGCGACCGACTGCGGCTTGGACCCTGCGGCGGTGGCATCCGGGTGGTCGCGCGTGGACTCCCTCCCGTTCAGCTCCGAGCGCCGGTGCATGGTGACCGAGCACCGAGCGACGGCGGAGGCCGAGCCCCTGCCGGGAGGGGCCGGAGCCGACGCACTTCTGGTCGTGAAGGGCGCGGTCGAGGTGGTGCTCCCGGCCTGTACGGACGCCCTCGAGGTCGACGGCAGCCGTCGGCCGGTCGACGCGGACGCGGTGGGCGACGCTGTCGAGCGGCTGTCGGGCCGGGCCCTGCGGGTGCTGGCCGTCGCGGCGGCGGAGGCACCGCAAGACTGGGCCGGGCTGGACGACGAGATCCCCGACCTGGACTGGACCCTGCTCGGCCTGCAGGCGATGAGTGACCGGCTGCGCCCGGATGCCGTTCGCGCGGTCGCCACCTGCCGGACCGCGGGCATCGGGGTCAAGATGGTCACCGGCGACCACGTCGGGACGGCCCGGGCGGTGGCCGCGGAGGCCGGGCTGGGCGCGACTCCCGGGGACCCCGTCGTCGTGTCGGGCCGCGAGCTCGAGGACAGCGCGCCGGGGGACCTGCCCGACCTGGTCGTCGGCGCCGACGTGTTCGCCCGGGTGTCGCCCGAGCAGAAGCTCAGGATCGTCGAAGCCCTCCAGCGCCGCGGACAGGTCGTCGCCGTGACCGGGGACGGCGTCAACGACGCTCCGGCCCTCAAGCAGGCCGACATCGGCGTCGCGATGGGCGAGGGGGGTACGGAGGTCGCCAAGGAGGCGGCCGACATGGTGCTGACCGACGACGACTTCGCCACCATCGAGGCCGCGGTGGAGGAGGGTCGCGGGGTCTTCGACAACCTGACCAAGTTCATCACCTGGACGCTGCCCACGAACCTGGGCGAGGGCCTCGTCATCCTCGCGGCGATCGTGATGGGGACGGCGCTGCCGATCCTGCCGGTCCAGATCCTGTGGATCAACATGACCACGGCGGTTGCGCTGGGCCTGATGCTCGCCTTCGAGCCGAAGGAGCCGGGCATCATGCGCCGGCCGCCTCGCGACCAGAGCCGCCCACTGCTGGACTCCGTGCTGGTGTGGCGGATCCTGTTGGTGTCCGCGCTGATGCTGGGCGGGGCGTTCGGCATGTTCGCCTGGGCCCGCGACCAGGGCTGGTCGCTGGAGCTGGCTCGCACGCTGGCCGTCAACACGTTCGTGATGGTCGAGATCGGCTACCTGTTCAACTGCCGCTCGCTGCGCCGCTCGGTGTGGTCGGTCGGGCTGCTCAGCAACCGGTGGGTCCTCGTGGGTGTCGCGCTCACGGTGGTGCTGCAGTTGCTGCTCACCTACGCGCCGTTCATGAACAGCCTGTTCGGGACCGAGCCGATGACGGCAGACCAGTGGTTGCCGGTGATCGTCATCGGGGTGGCAGCGACCCTCGTCGTGGGCATCGAGAAGTGGGTGCGCGCGCGGCTACCCGCGGCCCACTGA
- a CDS encoding DUF2277 domain-containing protein, with amino-acid sequence MCRSIKTLRPPFTDDVTADDVRAAALQYVRKVSGFRQPAPHNRAAFDRAVHEVEAATEMLLASLQVRGSVGRG; translated from the coding sequence ATGTGCCGGAGCATCAAGACCCTGCGCCCCCCGTTCACCGACGACGTCACCGCCGACGACGTGCGCGCGGCGGCGCTGCAGTACGTGCGCAAGGTGTCCGGCTTCCGCCAGCCGGCGCCTCACAACCGCGCCGCCTTCGACCGGGCGGTCCACGAGGTGGAGGCCGCCACCGAGATGCTGCTGGCGTCGCTGCAGGTGCGGGGCTCAGTGGGCCGCGGGTAG
- a CDS encoding aminotransferase class V-fold PLP-dependent enzyme, translating into MHRYDDDTDRLAQAVIDYARHRLRLDPVPLDGPKSYDELWQTVGQTVTEDGIGGDRALELFDDVLSRACISVDHPRYLSFIPAAPTEASTLFDVVVGASSIYGGSWLEGAGAVYAENQALRWIADLAGMPTSAGGVFVQGGTLGNLSALVAARHTAASHREDRPSRWVVACSSEAHSSIASAARVMDIDVLAVPVDELGRLTGPALREALEQHDADDVFAVVATGGTTNYGIVDDLAGIADVCADFGLWMHVDGAYGLAGLAAPSVRPRFDGIERADSFIVDPHKWLFAPFDACALVYRDPRLARAAHTQSAGYLDVLTDSTEWNPSDYAVHLSRRARGLPLWYSLATHGTRAYREAVERTLEVARDAADEIRQRKYVELAREPMLSVVVFRRIGWTEQQYQDWSDRLLAANFAFVTPTRHDGEMVTRFAIVNPRTKKSDIRAILDTMA; encoded by the coding sequence GTGCACCGCTACGACGACGACACCGACCGCCTCGCGCAGGCGGTCATCGACTACGCCCGCCACCGCCTGCGGCTCGACCCCGTGCCGCTCGACGGCCCCAAGTCGTACGACGAGCTGTGGCAGACGGTCGGCCAGACCGTGACCGAGGACGGCATCGGCGGCGACCGCGCGCTGGAGCTGTTCGACGACGTGCTGTCGCGCGCATGCATCTCGGTGGACCACCCGCGGTACCTGTCGTTCATCCCGGCCGCCCCGACCGAGGCGTCGACGCTGTTCGACGTGGTCGTCGGCGCGTCCAGCATCTACGGCGGCTCGTGGCTCGAGGGAGCGGGCGCGGTGTACGCGGAGAACCAGGCACTGCGGTGGATCGCGGACCTCGCCGGCATGCCGACCAGCGCAGGTGGCGTGTTCGTCCAGGGCGGCACGCTGGGCAACCTGTCCGCGCTGGTCGCAGCCCGCCACACCGCTGCGTCGCACCGCGAGGACCGCCCGTCCCGGTGGGTGGTCGCGTGCAGCTCGGAGGCGCACTCCTCCATCGCATCGGCGGCCCGGGTCATGGACATCGACGTCCTGGCCGTCCCGGTCGACGAGCTCGGCCGCCTCACCGGTCCCGCGCTGCGCGAGGCGCTGGAGCAGCACGACGCCGACGACGTGTTCGCCGTGGTCGCGACCGGCGGCACCACCAACTACGGCATCGTCGACGACCTCGCCGGCATCGCCGACGTGTGCGCGGACTTCGGTCTGTGGATGCACGTGGACGGCGCGTACGGGCTCGCCGGACTGGCCGCCCCGAGCGTACGACCGCGCTTCGACGGGATCGAGCGGGCCGACTCCTTCATCGTCGACCCGCACAAGTGGCTGTTCGCCCCGTTCGACGCCTGTGCGCTGGTCTACCGCGACCCCCGCCTTGCCCGCGCGGCCCACACCCAGTCCGCCGGCTACCTCGACGTGCTGACCGACTCCACCGAGTGGAATCCCAGCGACTACGCGGTCCACCTGTCGCGCCGGGCGCGGGGTCTGCCGCTGTGGTACTCGCTGGCCACGCACGGAACCCGGGCCTACCGGGAGGCCGTCGAGCGCACGCTGGAGGTCGCGCGCGACGCCGCTGACGAGATCCGGCAGCGCAAGTACGTGGAGCTCGCGCGCGAGCCGATGCTGTCGGTCGTGGTGTTCCGTCGGATCGGATGGACCGAGCAGCAGTACCAGGACTGGAGCGACCGGCTGCTGGCCGCGAACTTCGCGTTCGTCACCCCCACCCGGCACGACGGGGAGATGGTGACGCGGTTCGCGATCGTCAACCCGCGGACGAAGAAGAGCGACATCCGGGCGATCCTGGACACCATGGCGTAG
- a CDS encoding DNA alkylation repair protein — translation MLDTAAWALGVRDRLAEQGDRHRAEFERAYLKSSRPHLGVRVPLVRATVREALRDSGPRGVPERDLALRLAAALWSLPEYECHLAAVEVLVRGRRRLSLDDLPAVEGYLREAGTWALVDPLAVEVVGDVVARADASGDAGTATQVLDSWAVDRDFWVRRTALLAHLRPLRQGGGDPDRFLRYADAMLEEREFFVRKAIGWVLRETGRRRPELVADWLRPRAARCSGVTMREAVKPLPPEVREELLAVRRR, via the coding sequence GTGCTCGACACCGCCGCGTGGGCGCTCGGCGTGCGCGACCGCCTGGCCGAGCAGGGGGACCGGCACCGGGCCGAGTTCGAGCGCGCCTACCTCAAGAGCAGCCGCCCGCACCTGGGCGTTCGGGTGCCACTGGTCCGGGCGACTGTGCGGGAAGCGTTGCGCGACAGCGGACCTCGTGGGGTCCCGGAGCGTGACCTGGCGCTTCGGCTGGCGGCCGCACTGTGGTCGCTGCCCGAGTACGAGTGCCACCTCGCCGCGGTCGAGGTGCTGGTGCGGGGGCGCCGACGGCTGTCCCTCGACGACCTGCCCGCGGTAGAGGGGTATCTGCGGGAGGCCGGGACCTGGGCGCTGGTGGACCCGCTTGCCGTGGAAGTCGTCGGCGACGTCGTCGCGCGCGCGGACGCCTCCGGCGACGCGGGGACGGCGACGCAGGTGCTCGACTCGTGGGCCGTCGACCGGGACTTCTGGGTCCGCCGGACCGCGCTGCTGGCGCATCTGCGTCCACTGCGCCAGGGCGGGGGAGACCCGGACCGGTTCCTGCGGTATGCCGACGCGATGCTGGAGGAGCGAGAGTTCTTCGTGCGCAAGGCGATCGGCTGGGTGCTGAGGGAGACAGGCCGGCGGCGTCCGGAGCTCGTCGCGGACTGGCTGCGGCCGCGGGCGGCCCGCTGCTCGGGGGTGACCATGCGCGAGGCGGTCAAGCCGCTGCCGCCGGAGGTGCGGGAGGAGCTGCTGGCCGTACGGCGCCGTTAG
- a CDS encoding AI-2E family transporter, with protein MSEPADPVPQDTAPQDTAPQDTAPQDTAPQDTAPQDTAPQDTAPQDTAPQGSLAAIRAGEIPPALRATAGVSWRLLVVGALVWVVLQFLGLAFPVVLAIFFAMLMTALAGPVARFIGRVLPKVLSIVIALLLIAVATLTIVGLVVRSIVSEASNLTTAIQDGIDQINDWLQHGPLQLTGDQLTELDTDVGNWAKSAAESAAGALVSELGAVGTLITAGSVFLFGTFFFMANGRGIWAFIVGWMPRRARAAIDVSGNLAWTSIAGYTRGIVLVALADGFLVLIGLLILQVPLAPALAAVVFLGAFIPVIGAPIATLLAAVVALATKGPVTAILVVALTVVVGSFDGDILQPLVMGKAVNLHPLAIVTVIAAGAIGFGIVGALIGVPLVAAAYGVAKYLSGRDPDHPFPPANAPPPAIEGPALDTDSDATQEAPAT; from the coding sequence ATGAGCGAGCCGGCCGACCCCGTGCCGCAGGACACCGCCCCGCAGGACACCGCACCGCAGGACACCGCCCCGCAGGACACCGCACCGCAGGACACCGCACCGCAGGACACCGCCCCGCAGGACACCGCCCCGCAGGACACCGCGCCGCAGGGCTCCCTCGCGGCGATCCGCGCCGGGGAGATCCCGCCCGCGCTGCGGGCCACCGCCGGGGTGTCCTGGCGCCTGCTCGTCGTCGGGGCGCTCGTCTGGGTCGTGCTGCAGTTCCTCGGCCTGGCCTTCCCCGTGGTCCTCGCCATCTTCTTCGCGATGCTGATGACCGCCCTCGCCGGACCCGTCGCGCGCTTCATCGGCCGGGTGCTGCCGAAGGTGCTGTCCATCGTCATCGCGCTGCTGCTCATCGCGGTGGCGACGCTCACGATCGTCGGACTGGTGGTGCGCTCGATCGTCAGCGAGGCCAGCAACCTGACCACCGCGATCCAGGACGGCATCGACCAGATCAACGACTGGCTGCAGCACGGCCCGCTCCAGCTCACCGGGGACCAGCTCACCGAGCTCGACACCGACGTCGGCAACTGGGCGAAGTCCGCCGCCGAGAGCGCGGCCGGCGCCCTGGTCAGCGAGCTCGGTGCCGTGGGCACGCTGATCACGGCCGGATCGGTGTTCCTGTTCGGGACCTTCTTCTTCATGGCCAACGGACGGGGCATCTGGGCGTTCATCGTCGGCTGGATGCCCCGGCGCGCCAGGGCGGCGATCGACGTCTCCGGCAACCTGGCCTGGACCTCGATCGCGGGATACACCCGGGGCATCGTCCTGGTCGCGCTGGCCGACGGCTTCCTCGTGCTGATCGGACTGCTGATCCTGCAGGTGCCGTTGGCACCCGCCCTGGCGGCCGTCGTGTTCCTGGGGGCGTTCATCCCGGTGATCGGCGCACCCATCGCGACCCTGCTGGCAGCGGTCGTCGCCCTGGCCACCAAGGGTCCCGTCACGGCGATCCTGGTGGTGGCGCTCACCGTCGTGGTCGGGTCCTTCGACGGCGACATCCTGCAGCCGCTGGTCATGGGCAAGGCCGTCAACCTGCACCCCTTGGCCATCGTGACGGTGATCGCTGCCGGAGCCATCGGGTTCGGGATCGTCGGCGCCCTGATCGGCGTCCCCCTCGTTGCCGCTGCCTACGGGGTGGCCAAGTACCTGTCCGGGCGCGACCCCGACCACCCGTTCCCTCCGGCCAACGCACCGCCACCGGCCATCGAAGGGCCAGCGCTGGACACCGACTCGGACGCGACGCAGGAGGCTCCCGCGACCTAA
- a CDS encoding VOC family protein produces the protein MRLDHVSYACTPGELVDVVQLLGSRVGAAFVDGGRHPRFGTRNFVLPLEGGTYLEIVAPLEHPATDEVPFCRAVRRRAEMGGGWLGWVVAVDDLGPVEFRLGRRSVEGHRVRPDGYDLRWHQLGVLDLIADPQLPFFIRWDVPASEHPSSPATDGVRLERIEICGDPAAVAAYLGEPEDHPLDGIAVDWVAGDEPGVVAVHLATAHGSVRLD, from the coding sequence ATGCGCCTGGACCACGTGTCGTACGCCTGCACCCCCGGTGAGCTCGTCGACGTCGTCCAGCTGCTCGGCTCCCGGGTCGGCGCCGCGTTCGTGGACGGCGGCCGGCACCCGCGGTTCGGCACCCGCAACTTCGTGCTGCCGCTGGAGGGTGGCACCTACCTCGAGATCGTCGCGCCGCTGGAGCACCCGGCCACCGACGAGGTCCCCTTCTGCCGCGCGGTGCGCCGCCGGGCCGAGATGGGCGGTGGTTGGCTGGGCTGGGTCGTCGCGGTGGACGACCTCGGGCCGGTCGAGTTCCGCCTCGGCCGCCGCTCCGTCGAGGGGCACCGGGTGCGGCCGGACGGGTACGACCTGCGCTGGCACCAGCTCGGCGTGCTCGACCTCATCGCGGACCCGCAGCTGCCGTTCTTCATCCGTTGGGACGTGCCCGCGTCGGAGCATCCGTCCTCCCCCGCCACCGACGGGGTCCGGCTGGAGCGGATCGAGATCTGCGGCGACCCGGCGGCCGTGGCCGCCTACCTCGGCGAGCCCGAGGACCACCCACTGGACGGCATCGCGGTGGACTGGGTCGCCGGGGACGAGCCCGGCGTGGTGGCGGTGCACCTCGCCACCGCGCACGGATCCGTCCGACTGGACTAG
- a CDS encoding lysylphosphatidylglycerol synthase transmembrane domain-containing protein, whose product MTDETADVPATPPDQKAPQEKSPDQKAPGATLDKKKSIILGLIGLVVIVIIFVKVIPQVGSYSAALDALENMSFLALVLVGLSVLLYLGVYGLTFMAAAPGLGYWRGQQVNQAAFTISNGVPAGGAFGLGVQYGMLTSFGITPTATTAAISAVGVWSIFVTLGFPILGVAALVVSGENGGPYVLTALIGLGILLAMIVVFALIMRSESFAAWLGRLGNKLVQPLMRRFRHDDEFDLVPMTLKFRHDIVDLVRRRWAGITAAQLSIALTQFLILYFALRGVEGWDNAGTAIGVAFAAFGISQLGLMIPITPGGLGTVDAAMIALMVSFGVDEGTATAADLIWRAVSYVPQIIIGLVALIAWYRGFAKKLASGESVSGSSATGSSDGSSNGAQTAS is encoded by the coding sequence ATGACCGACGAGACGGCCGACGTCCCGGCGACGCCGCCGGACCAGAAGGCGCCGCAAGAGAAGTCGCCGGACCAGAAGGCGCCGGGGGCCACCCTCGACAAGAAGAAGTCGATCATCCTCGGCCTCATCGGCCTGGTCGTCATCGTCATCATCTTCGTCAAGGTGATCCCGCAGGTCGGCTCGTACTCGGCGGCGCTCGACGCGCTGGAGAACATGTCGTTCCTGGCCCTGGTGCTGGTCGGGCTGTCGGTGCTGCTCTACCTCGGCGTGTACGGGCTGACGTTCATGGCCGCGGCCCCCGGCCTGGGCTACTGGCGCGGCCAGCAGGTCAACCAGGCGGCCTTCACCATCAGCAACGGCGTCCCGGCCGGTGGTGCGTTCGGTCTCGGCGTCCAGTACGGGATGCTCACGTCGTTCGGCATCACCCCGACCGCGACGACGGCCGCGATCTCCGCGGTCGGCGTGTGGAGCATCTTCGTCACCCTCGGGTTCCCGATCCTGGGCGTCGCCGCGCTCGTCGTGTCGGGCGAGAACGGCGGCCCGTACGTGCTGACCGCCCTGATCGGCCTGGGGATCCTGCTCGCGATGATCGTCGTGTTCGCGCTGATCATGCGCAGCGAGTCGTTCGCGGCGTGGCTGGGCCGGCTCGGCAACAAGCTGGTGCAGCCGCTGATGCGGCGCTTCCGCCACGACGACGAGTTCGACCTGGTCCCGATGACCCTGAAGTTCCGCCACGACATCGTGGACCTGGTCCGGCGCCGGTGGGCGGGCATCACCGCGGCGCAGCTGTCCATCGCGCTGACCCAGTTCCTGATCCTCTACTTCGCGCTGCGGGGCGTGGAGGGCTGGGACAACGCGGGGACGGCCATCGGGGTGGCGTTCGCGGCGTTCGGCATCAGCCAGCTCGGCCTGATGATCCCGATCACGCCGGGCGGCCTGGGCACCGTCGACGCCGCGATGATCGCGCTGATGGTCTCGTTCGGCGTGGACGAGGGCACCGCGACTGCGGCGGACCTGATCTGGCGCGCGGTGTCCTACGTGCCGCAGATCATCATCGGCCTGGTGGCGCTGATCGCGTGGTACCGCGGCTTCGCCAAGAAACTTGCGTCCGGCGAGTCGGTGAGCGGGTCCTCCGCCACCGGGTCGTCGGACGGGTCATCGAACGGCGCACAGACCGCCTCCTGA
- a CDS encoding lysophospholipid acyltransferase family protein: MAEAVYTPVITSAKVMFAALGLRFDRVGTDLVPARGGAVLASNHVSYYDFIFCGYAAHPSKRLVRFMAKDSVFRHRISGPLMRGMKHIPVDRSAGADAYRLAVDALRAGEIVGVFPEATISRSFELKDFKSGAARMAAEAGVPLIPMITFGGQRMWTKGHQRRHGRGTCIALTVGEPMSVAPDDDPTEVTALLHRRMSVLLDQTLERYPQKPTEPGAWWWPQRLGGGAPTLEEAAAMDAEEAAERQRAREQRDPGAAPA, from the coding sequence GTGGCCGAGGCCGTCTACACCCCCGTCATCACGTCCGCCAAGGTGATGTTCGCCGCCCTCGGGCTGCGCTTCGACCGGGTCGGGACCGACCTGGTCCCCGCCCGCGGCGGCGCGGTCCTGGCGAGCAACCACGTGTCGTACTACGACTTCATCTTCTGCGGCTACGCGGCGCACCCCTCGAAGCGGCTAGTGCGGTTCATGGCGAAGGACTCGGTGTTCCGGCACCGGATCTCCGGGCCGCTGATGCGCGGGATGAAGCACATCCCGGTGGACCGTTCCGCGGGCGCGGACGCCTACCGGCTGGCCGTGGACGCGCTGCGGGCCGGCGAGATCGTCGGGGTGTTCCCGGAGGCGACCATCTCGCGCTCCTTCGAACTGAAGGACTTCAAGTCGGGCGCCGCGCGGATGGCGGCGGAGGCCGGAGTCCCGCTGATCCCGATGATCACGTTCGGCGGCCAGCGGATGTGGACCAAGGGCCACCAGCGCCGTCACGGACGCGGCACCTGCATCGCGCTGACGGTCGGGGAGCCGATGTCCGTGGCCCCCGACGACGACCCAACCGAGGTGACGGCCCTGCTGCACCGGCGGATGTCGGTGCTGCTGGACCAGACGCTCGAGCGCTACCCGCAGAAGCCGACCGAGCCCGGCGCGTGGTGGTGGCCGCAGCGGCTCGGCGGTGGCGCGCCGACGCTCGAGGAGGCCGCGGCGATGGACGCCGAGGAGGCCGCCGAGCGGCAGCGCGCTCGCGAGCAGCGCGACCCGGGAGCCGCTCCGGCCTGA
- the rocD gene encoding ornithine--oxo-acid transaminase: MTSAELRDLEERYGAHNYHPLPVVVSHAEGSWVEDVEGRRYLDLLSAYSALNFGHRHPVLVAAAKEQLDRVTLTSRAFHNDQLGPFCEELAALAGTDMVLPMNTGAEAVETGIKVARAWGYRVKGVPADEARIVVCDNNFHGRTTTIVSFSTDPVARADFGPFTPGFVHVPFGDVAALEEALADPRVVAFLVEPVQGEAGVIIPPEGYLRAARELTERHGVLLVADEVQSGLGRTGTTFAVDHEGVAPDLYLLGKALGGGILPVSAVVGRREVLGVLRPGEHGSTFGGNPLAAAVGRAAVALMATGELQQRSATLGRHLAERLRAEAPDTVKEVRALGLWAGIELLPHAGPARPRCEALMADGVLAKDTHESTIRLAPPLVVSQEDLDWGIDRVLAALA; the protein is encoded by the coding sequence ATGACGTCGGCGGAGCTGCGGGACCTGGAGGAGCGGTACGGCGCGCACAACTACCACCCGCTGCCGGTGGTGGTGTCGCACGCCGAGGGGTCGTGGGTCGAGGACGTCGAGGGCCGGCGCTACCTGGACCTGCTGTCGGCCTACAGCGCCCTGAACTTCGGGCACCGCCATCCGGTCCTCGTCGCCGCGGCCAAGGAGCAGCTGGACCGGGTCACGCTCACCAGTCGCGCCTTCCACAACGACCAGCTCGGACCCTTCTGCGAGGAGCTGGCGGCGCTCGCGGGCACCGACATGGTGCTGCCGATGAACACCGGGGCCGAGGCGGTCGAGACCGGGATCAAGGTGGCCCGCGCCTGGGGCTACCGCGTCAAGGGGGTCCCCGCGGACGAGGCTCGGATCGTCGTCTGCGACAACAACTTCCACGGCCGTACGACCACCATCGTGTCGTTCTCGACCGACCCGGTGGCGAGGGCCGACTTCGGGCCGTTCACGCCGGGCTTCGTACACGTGCCGTTCGGGGACGTCGCCGCGCTCGAGGAGGCCCTGGCCGACCCGCGGGTCGTGGCGTTCCTGGTCGAGCCGGTGCAGGGCGAGGCCGGCGTGATCATCCCCCCGGAGGGCTACCTGCGCGCCGCCCGCGAGCTCACCGAGCGCCACGGGGTGCTGCTGGTGGCCGACGAGGTGCAGTCGGGGCTGGGCCGCACCGGGACCACGTTCGCCGTCGACCATGAGGGCGTCGCACCGGACCTCTACCTCCTGGGCAAGGCCCTCGGCGGCGGCATCCTGCCGGTGTCCGCGGTGGTCGGGCGCCGGGAGGTGCTCGGGGTGCTGCGCCCCGGGGAGCACGGCAGCACGTTCGGCGGCAACCCGCTGGCCGCCGCGGTCGGCCGGGCCGCCGTGGCCCTGATGGCCACCGGCGAGCTGCAGCAGCGATCCGCCACGCTGGGCCGGCACCTGGCCGAACGGCTGCGGGCGGAGGCACCCGACACGGTCAAGGAGGTCCGCGCGCTGGGCCTGTGGGCCGGGATCGAACTGCTCCCGCACGCCGGCCCGGCCCGCCCCCGCTGCGAGGCGCTCATGGCGGACGGCGTCCTGGCGAAGGACACCCACGAGTCGACGATCCGGCTGGCCCCGCCGCTGGTGGTCTCCCAGGAGGACCTCGACTGGGGCATCGACCGGGTGCTGGCGGCGCTGGCGTGA